One region of Streptomyces subrutilus genomic DNA includes:
- a CDS encoding glycerate kinase, whose product MTDGAVTEAARVLIAADKFKGSLTAVQVAERVTAGLRKAVPGLDIETLPVADGGDGTVAAAVAAGFERREVRVTGPLGDQVTAAFALREGTAVVEMAEASGLQLLPAGTFAPLTATTYGSGELLKAALDAGARSIVFGVGGSATTDGGAGMLAALGAVFLDANGEPVGPGGGALASLASADLSGIDPRFAEVDFVLASDVDNPLTGPKGCAAVYGPQKGATPEDVATLDAALAHFARILEKSIGAKAAECAVLPGAGGAGGIGYGALLLGATFRPGIELMLEVLGFAPALERATLVITGEGSLDEQTLHGKAPAGVAAAARAAGKPVVAVCGRLLLTQEALEAAGIRKAYPLTDLEPDPAKSIPNAGPLLEHVAAAIAADVL is encoded by the coding sequence GTGACGGACGGAGCAGTAACTGAGGCCGCGCGCGTGCTCATCGCCGCGGACAAATTCAAGGGCTCGCTCACGGCCGTTCAGGTCGCGGAGCGGGTGACGGCGGGCCTCCGCAAGGCCGTACCGGGCCTGGACATCGAGACCCTCCCCGTCGCGGACGGCGGCGACGGCACGGTCGCGGCCGCGGTGGCGGCCGGTTTCGAGCGCCGGGAGGTACGGGTCACCGGGCCCCTCGGCGACCAGGTCACGGCCGCCTTCGCGCTGCGCGAGGGTACCGCGGTGGTCGAGATGGCGGAGGCCTCCGGGCTGCAGCTGCTGCCGGCGGGCACCTTCGCCCCGCTGACGGCCACCACCTACGGCTCGGGCGAGCTGCTGAAGGCCGCGCTGGACGCGGGCGCGCGCTCCATCGTCTTCGGCGTGGGCGGCAGCGCCACCACCGACGGCGGAGCCGGCATGCTGGCGGCGCTGGGCGCGGTGTTCCTGGACGCGAACGGCGAACCGGTCGGTCCGGGCGGCGGTGCGCTGGCCTCGCTGGCCTCAGCCGACCTGTCGGGGATCGACCCGCGCTTCGCCGAGGTCGACTTCGTCCTGGCCAGCGACGTGGACAACCCGCTGACCGGCCCGAAGGGCTGCGCGGCGGTCTACGGCCCGCAGAAGGGCGCGACGCCCGAGGACGTGGCGACCCTCGACGCGGCCCTCGCGCACTTCGCCCGGATCCTCGAGAAGTCCATCGGCGCGAAGGCCGCCGAGTGCGCGGTACTGCCCGGCGCGGGCGGGGCGGGCGGCATCGGCTACGGGGCGCTGCTGCTCGGCGCCACGTTCCGGCCCGGCATCGAGCTGATGCTGGAGGTGCTGGGCTTCGCCCCGGCGCTGGAGCGGGCCACGCTGGTCATCACCGGTGAGGGCTCGCTGGACGAGCAGACCCTGCACGGCAAGGCCCCGGCGGGTGTCGCGGCCGCGGCCCGGGCCGCCGGCAAGCCGGTCGTGGCGGTGTGCGGGCGGCTGCTGCTGACCCAGGAGGCCCTGGAGGCCGCCGGGATCCGCAAGGCGTACCCGCTGACGGACCTGGAGCCCGACCCGGCGAAGTCCATCCCGAACGCCGGCCCCCTGCTGGAGCACGTGGCGGCCGCCATCGCCGCCGACGTCCTCTGA
- a CDS encoding branched-chain amino acid ABC transporter permease, producing MTTFLELLLGGLSMGSVYALIALGFVVIFKATEVVNFAHASLLLAGGWVTAVLHEDIGFWPALAVGVGAAAAVGAGVEFLVMRRYRGQDQSVLAIVTIGVDILITTDLTRRIGTDVLALGDPWGDAVVHLGPVTLPQTRIAAFVSAAVLIGAFLLLFRYTAWGVAMRAAAEKPETAALMGVRLGRVSLAAWAVAGALAAVAALFLTVFPTPGLERATSLAALKAFPAAILGGLDSTTGALAGGLIVGVTEAMATGYQGQLAFLGRGIGDLAPYLVMVVVLLLRPAGLFGTKEPARV from the coding sequence GTGACCACCTTCCTGGAACTGCTGCTCGGCGGCCTGTCCATGGGCTCCGTGTACGCCCTGATCGCACTCGGCTTCGTGGTGATCTTCAAGGCCACCGAAGTCGTCAACTTCGCCCACGCCTCGCTCCTCCTCGCGGGCGGCTGGGTCACCGCCGTCCTGCACGAGGACATCGGCTTCTGGCCCGCCCTGGCCGTCGGAGTCGGCGCCGCCGCCGCCGTCGGCGCCGGCGTCGAGTTCCTGGTCATGCGCCGCTACCGCGGACAGGACCAGAGCGTCCTCGCCATCGTCACCATCGGCGTGGACATCCTGATCACCACCGACCTCACCCGCCGCATCGGTACGGACGTCCTCGCCCTCGGCGACCCGTGGGGCGACGCCGTGGTCCACCTCGGCCCGGTCACCCTCCCGCAGACCCGGATCGCGGCCTTCGTCTCCGCCGCCGTCCTGATCGGCGCGTTCCTGCTGCTCTTCCGGTACACGGCCTGGGGGGTGGCCATGCGCGCCGCCGCCGAGAAGCCGGAGACCGCCGCGCTGATGGGCGTCCGGCTCGGCCGGGTCTCCCTGGCGGCGTGGGCGGTCGCCGGGGCCCTGGCCGCCGTGGCCGCGCTCTTCCTCACCGTCTTCCCCACCCCCGGCCTGGAACGGGCCACCTCGCTGGCCGCCCTCAAGGCCTTCCCGGCGGCCATCCTAGGCGGCCTGGACTCCACCACCGGAGCCCTCGCGGGGGGCCTGATCGTCGGCGTCACCGAGGCCATGGCCACCGGCTACCAGGGCCAGCTCGCCTTCCTCGGCCGCGGCATCGGCGACCTCGCCCCCTACCTGGTCATGGTCGTGGTGCTGCTGCTGCGCCCGGCGGGCCTCTTCGGCACGAAGGAGCCCGCCCGTGTCTGA
- a CDS encoding NUDIX domain-containing protein: MTTTDDYATYIASLPRVLAGAAALYRDAEGRVLLVEPNYREGWALPGGTVESDQGESPRTAARRESAEEIGIDVPLGRLLAVDWSLGTDRPPLVAYLYDGGVLDAGQLASITLQDEELISWRLVEPAELAEYLPGSLGRRVQEAYRVLESGEGAAELENGRRPLTP; the protein is encoded by the coding sequence GTGACCACCACCGATGACTACGCCACCTACATCGCGAGCCTGCCCCGGGTGTTGGCCGGCGCTGCCGCCCTCTACCGGGACGCCGAGGGCCGGGTTCTGCTCGTCGAGCCCAACTACCGCGAGGGCTGGGCACTGCCGGGCGGCACCGTCGAGTCGGACCAGGGCGAGTCGCCGCGCACCGCCGCCCGCCGCGAGAGCGCCGAGGAGATCGGCATCGACGTGCCGCTCGGCCGGCTGCTCGCCGTGGACTGGAGCCTCGGCACGGACCGCCCGCCTCTGGTCGCGTACCTCTACGACGGCGGGGTGCTCGACGCCGGGCAGCTCGCGTCGATCACGCTGCAGGACGAGGAGCTGATCTCCTGGCGGCTGGTCGAGCCGGCCGAACTCGCCGAGTACCTCCCCGGATCGCTCGGCCGGCGCGTCCAAGAGGCCTACCGCGTACTGGAGTCGGGCGAGGGCGCCGCGGAACTGGAGAACGGCCGCCGGCCCCTCACCCCGTAG
- a CDS encoding ABC transporter substrate-binding protein: MIRPGTDKRARLGTAALAAALLLAGAAGCSGKAGTGTEDKQAEGGVKTGKGVTATAIRLGALTDMTGVYASLGKSVTQAQQLWVKQANAAGGICGRQLELTVRDHGYDPQKALAGYTELEPEVLGFAQFIGSPFVAAVEDRIDGQDKGLVIPQAWSASLLGSPAIRTVGATYDIETVNAIGYLLDQKRIASGDKIGHVYFEGDYGENALAGAKHAAKEAGLTVVEQKIKPTDNDMSAQVAALKQAGVKAVVISAGPRQAASLVGVAAAGGWNVPVVGNNSAFSPQLLATPAGAALQKDYYVAASSLPIGSPEAGPAALASAYKAAYPDAGLDNGVVAGYTAAAVYGEALKKACADKDLTREGVGKALLTLKSYDSGFGITHDFSDPKAPSTRHSVIMKPDGQTPGGLKVIKEAAVAPAAQSYTPAG, translated from the coding sequence GTGATCAGACCCGGTACGGACAAGCGAGCGCGACTCGGTACGGCGGCCCTCGCGGCCGCGCTCCTCCTGGCCGGCGCCGCCGGATGCAGCGGCAAGGCCGGCACCGGCACCGAGGACAAGCAGGCCGAGGGCGGGGTCAAGACCGGCAAGGGGGTCACCGCCACCGCCATCCGGCTCGGCGCCCTCACCGACATGACCGGCGTCTACGCCTCCCTCGGCAAGAGCGTCACCCAGGCCCAGCAGCTCTGGGTCAAGCAGGCCAACGCCGCGGGCGGGATCTGCGGCCGGCAGCTGGAGCTGACGGTCCGCGACCACGGCTACGACCCGCAGAAGGCCCTCGCGGGCTACACCGAGCTGGAGCCCGAGGTGCTCGGCTTCGCCCAGTTCATCGGCTCCCCGTTCGTCGCCGCCGTCGAGGACCGCATCGACGGCCAGGACAAGGGCCTGGTCATCCCGCAGGCCTGGTCCGCCTCGCTGCTGGGCAGCCCGGCCATCCGCACGGTGGGCGCCACGTACGACATCGAGACGGTCAACGCCATCGGCTACCTCCTCGACCAGAAGCGCATCGCCTCCGGGGACAAGATCGGGCACGTGTACTTCGAGGGGGACTACGGCGAGAACGCCCTGGCCGGGGCCAAGCACGCGGCCAAGGAGGCCGGGCTCACCGTCGTGGAGCAGAAGATCAAGCCCACCGACAACGACATGTCCGCGCAGGTGGCAGCGCTCAAGCAGGCGGGGGTCAAGGCCGTGGTGATCAGCGCCGGGCCCCGGCAGGCGGCCTCGCTGGTCGGGGTCGCCGCTGCGGGCGGCTGGAACGTGCCCGTGGTCGGCAACAACTCGGCCTTCTCCCCCCAGCTGCTCGCCACCCCGGCGGGCGCGGCCCTGCAGAAGGACTACTACGTCGCGGCGTCCAGCCTCCCCATCGGCTCCCCGGAGGCGGGTCCGGCGGCCCTGGCCTCGGCCTACAAGGCGGCCTATCCGGACGCGGGGCTCGACAACGGGGTGGTGGCCGGCTACACGGCCGCCGCGGTCTACGGCGAGGCCCTGAAGAAGGCCTGCGCGGACAAGGACCTCACCCGGGAGGGCGTCGGCAAGGCCCTGCTGACCCTGAAGTCCTACGACAGCGGCTTCGGCATCACCCACGACTTCTCGGACCCGAAGGCCCCCTCCACCCGGCACAGCGTGATCATGAAACCGGACGGCCAGACCCCGGGCGGCCTGAAGGTGATCAAGGAAGCCGCGGTGGCCCCCGCGGCCCAGTCCTACACCCCGGCCGGCTGA
- a CDS encoding ABC transporter ATP-binding protein translates to MTGTPPLTVTDVTVRFAGLTALDGVSFTVEPGSLHAVIGPNGAGKSTCFNVLSGVYRAAAGSVRFGAAELTGLAPHAVAALGIARTFQNLALPPHTTVADSLLLGRHRLMRSGFLAAGLRLPAAVREDRRHRERVREIAAFVGLEADLAAPAGSLPYGKQKLVELARALCMEPRLLLLDEPVAGMTADERQRTAAVIAGVRDGLGISIVLVEHDMGVVMRLADAVTVLDFGRRIGGGTPAQVQSDPAVVRAYLGEEDPAA, encoded by the coding sequence ATGACGGGAACGCCCCCGCTCACCGTCACCGACGTCACCGTGCGATTCGCCGGCCTCACGGCCCTCGACGGCGTCTCCTTCACCGTCGAGCCCGGCAGCCTGCACGCCGTCATCGGCCCCAACGGCGCGGGCAAGTCCACCTGCTTCAACGTGCTCTCCGGGGTCTACCGGGCCGCGGCGGGCAGCGTCCGCTTCGGCGCCGCCGAGCTGACCGGCCTGGCCCCGCACGCCGTCGCCGCGCTCGGCATCGCCCGCACCTTCCAGAACCTGGCCCTGCCCCCGCACACCACGGTCGCCGACAGCCTGCTGCTCGGCCGCCACCGGCTGATGCGGTCCGGGTTCCTCGCGGCCGGGCTCCGGCTGCCGGCCGCCGTCCGCGAGGACCGCCGGCACCGCGAACGGGTCCGCGAGATCGCCGCCTTCGTCGGCCTGGAGGCCGACCTGGCCGCGCCCGCGGGCTCCCTCCCGTACGGGAAACAGAAACTCGTCGAGCTGGCCCGGGCCCTGTGCATGGAGCCCCGGCTGCTCCTCCTCGACGAACCCGTCGCCGGGATGACGGCCGACGAACGGCAGCGCACCGCCGCCGTCATCGCCGGCGTCCGCGACGGCCTCGGCATATCGATCGTGCTGGTCGAACACGACATGGGGGTGGTGATGCGGCTCGCGGACGCGGTGACCGTACTCGACTTCGGCAGACGGATCGGCGGCGGGACCCCCGCCCAGGTGCAGAGCGACCCGGCGGTCGTGCGCGCCTACCTCGGCGAGGAGGACCCGGCCGCGTGA
- a CDS encoding AlkA N-terminal domain-containing protein, translated as MHTDTERCVRAVQSKDARFDGWFFTAVLTTRIYCRPSCPAVPPKVENMTFLPSAAACQQAGFRACKRCRPDTSPGSPEWNARADAVARAMRLIQDGVVDREGVPGLATRLGYSTRQVERQLTAELGAGPLALARAQRAQTARLLIETSELPMGDVAFAAGFSSIRTFNDTVREVFALSPSELRQRSGKADPRRPRIPGTISLRLPFRTPLTPDNLFGHLAATAVPGVEEWRDGAYRRTLRLPYGTGVVALTPQPDHIGCRLALTDLRDLTIAISRCRWMLDLDADPEAVDEQLRSDPLLAPLVDKSPGRRVPRTVDAAEFAVRAVLGQQVSTAAARTHAARLVTAHGEPVEDPLGGLTRLFPSPQALAALDPESLAMPRSRRTTFTTLVAALADGSLPLGIDSDWEAARAQLSALPGFGPSTTEIIAMRALGDPDAFLPSDLGVRRAARGLGLPSTPAALTARAAGWRPWRAYAVQYLWATDDHAINHLPA; from the coding sequence ATGCACACCGACACCGAGCGCTGCGTAAGGGCCGTGCAGTCGAAGGACGCCAGATTCGACGGCTGGTTCTTCACCGCCGTCCTGACCACCCGGATCTACTGCCGGCCCAGCTGCCCCGCCGTGCCCCCGAAGGTCGAGAACATGACCTTCCTGCCCAGCGCGGCGGCCTGCCAGCAGGCCGGTTTCCGGGCCTGCAAGCGCTGCCGGCCGGACACCAGCCCCGGCTCCCCCGAGTGGAACGCGCGCGCCGACGCCGTCGCCCGTGCCATGCGCCTCATCCAGGACGGGGTGGTGGACCGCGAGGGGGTGCCGGGGCTCGCCACCCGGCTCGGCTACTCCACCCGGCAGGTGGAGCGGCAGCTCACCGCCGAGCTCGGCGCCGGCCCCCTGGCCCTCGCCCGGGCGCAGCGCGCCCAGACCGCCCGGCTGCTCATCGAGACCTCCGAGCTCCCGATGGGGGACGTCGCGTTCGCCGCCGGCTTCTCCTCCATCCGCACCTTCAACGACACCGTCCGCGAGGTCTTCGCACTCTCCCCCAGCGAGCTGCGGCAGCGCTCCGGCAAGGCCGACCCCCGCCGGCCCCGGATCCCCGGGACGATCAGCCTCCGGCTGCCCTTCCGCACCCCCCTCACCCCCGACAACCTCTTCGGGCACCTGGCCGCGACCGCGGTGCCCGGCGTGGAGGAGTGGCGCGACGGCGCCTACCGCCGCACCCTGCGCCTGCCCTACGGCACCGGGGTCGTCGCCCTGACCCCGCAGCCCGACCACATCGGCTGCCGCCTGGCCCTGACCGACCTGCGCGACCTGACCATCGCCATCAGCCGCTGCCGCTGGATGCTCGACCTCGACGCCGATCCCGAGGCGGTGGACGAGCAGTTGCGCTCCGACCCGCTGCTGGCCCCGCTCGTGGACAAGTCCCCCGGGCGCCGGGTTCCCCGTACGGTCGACGCGGCGGAGTTCGCCGTACGGGCGGTCCTCGGCCAGCAGGTGTCCACCGCGGCGGCGCGCACGCACGCGGCCCGGCTGGTGACCGCGCACGGTGAGCCCGTGGAGGACCCGCTCGGCGGGCTGACCCGCCTGTTCCCGTCCCCGCAGGCCCTCGCCGCGCTGGACCCGGAGTCGCTGGCCATGCCGCGCTCCCGGCGCACCACCTTCACCACGCTGGTGGCGGCGCTCGCCGACGGCTCGCTGCCGCTCGGCATCGACAGCGACTGGGAGGCGGCGCGCGCGCAGCTGTCCGCGCTGCCCGGGTTCGGCCCGTCGACCACCGAGATCATCGCGATGCGGGCGCTCGGCGACCCGGACGCGTTCCTGCCGTCCGACCTGGGGGTCCGGCGGGCGGCGCGGGGGCTCGGGCTGCCGTCCACCCCCGCGGCGCTGACCGCCCGGGCGGCCGGCTGGCGGCCCTGGCGCGCGTACGCCGTCCAGTACTTGTGGGCCACCGACGACCACGCCATCAACCACCTGCCCGCCTGA
- the pssA gene encoding CDP-diacylglycerol--serine O-phosphatidyltransferase, whose protein sequence is MTVTDPETPASGWVPEPAEEESAEDDMPLSLRLSIADTLTLGNATCGFMAVYFTTTGILIPHLTGSGESGMARNSAATAVILMLLAAVFDLFDGIVARKLRSSPMGAELDNLSDLISFGLAPAYFVLVYGMVADDAVQKMSALAAIVVLLAVVLRLARFSCVTMKDGMFQGMPSPFGALTVVSIVLLELPFVPTLLAIIGVAWLMVSRVEYPKPRGVLAVAMLCWIIGAMGLLAAWAFDAPGGQLLLQTGCALQIAMAATIPLFATTRRANTFRHNRREARATTLR, encoded by the coding sequence TTGACCGTGACTGACCCTGAGACTCCGGCATCCGGCTGGGTGCCCGAGCCCGCCGAGGAGGAGTCCGCCGAGGACGACATGCCGCTCTCGCTGCGGCTGTCGATAGCGGACACCCTCACTCTCGGCAATGCGACGTGCGGATTCATGGCGGTGTACTTCACCACCACCGGAATCCTCATCCCGCACCTCACCGGCAGTGGCGAGTCGGGCATGGCCCGCAACAGCGCCGCGACGGCAGTGATACTGATGCTGCTCGCCGCGGTCTTCGACCTCTTCGACGGCATCGTGGCCCGCAAGCTGCGCAGCTCGCCGATGGGCGCCGAGCTGGACAACCTGTCCGACCTGATCAGCTTCGGCCTGGCTCCCGCGTACTTCGTGCTCGTCTACGGCATGGTCGCCGACGACGCGGTGCAGAAGATGTCGGCGCTGGCCGCGATCGTGGTGCTGCTGGCCGTGGTGCTCAGACTCGCGAGATTCAGCTGCGTGACGATGAAGGACGGCATGTTCCAGGGCATGCCGAGCCCCTTCGGCGCGCTCACGGTCGTGTCGATCGTGCTGCTGGAGCTGCCGTTCGTCCCGACGCTGCTCGCGATCATCGGGGTGGCCTGGCTGATGGTGAGCCGGGTCGAGTACCCCAAGCCGCGGGGTGTCCTCGCGGTGGCGATGCTCTGCTGGATCATCGGTGCGATGGGGCTGCTGGCGGCCTGGGCGTTCGACGCCCCGGGCGGACAGCTGCTGCTCCAGACCGGCTGCGCGCTGCAGATCGCGATGGCGGCGACGATTCCGCTGTTCGCGACGACCCGGCGGGCGAACACCTTCCGGCACAACCGTCGCGAGGCCCGCGCCACGACGCTGCGCTGA
- a CDS encoding methylated-DNA--[protein]-cysteine S-methyltransferase has protein sequence MNSTGKQHTVVESPYGPLTLVATDGVLSGLYMTGQRHRPAEESFGERVGADEEPFPEVVGQLTAYFAGSLTAFDLPLRLEGTDFQRSVWDQLVRIPYGETWSYGKLAAELGKPNASRAVGLANGKNPIGIIVPCHRVIGASGGMTGYGGGLERKVRLLGFEAASRRL, from the coding sequence GTGAACAGCACCGGCAAGCAGCACACCGTCGTCGAGAGCCCCTACGGCCCGCTCACCCTCGTCGCCACGGACGGGGTCCTCAGCGGCCTGTACATGACCGGGCAGCGCCACCGCCCGGCCGAGGAGTCCTTCGGGGAGCGGGTCGGCGCCGACGAGGAGCCGTTCCCCGAAGTGGTGGGGCAGTTGACCGCGTACTTCGCCGGATCGCTCACCGCCTTCGACCTGCCGCTGCGGCTGGAGGGCACCGACTTCCAGCGCAGCGTGTGGGACCAACTGGTACGGATCCCCTACGGCGAGACCTGGTCGTACGGGAAGCTCGCGGCCGAGCTCGGCAAGCCGAACGCCTCGCGCGCCGTGGGCCTGGCCAACGGGAAGAACCCGATCGGCATCATCGTGCCGTGCCACCGCGTGATCGGCGCCTCGGGCGGCATGACCGGCTACGGCGGCGGCCTGGAACGCAAGGTCCGCCTCCTCGGCTTCGAGGCCGCGTCGCGGCGGCTCTAG
- a CDS encoding ABC transporter ATP-binding protein: MASLQVRELSVGYGPVRALRAVSLDVPEGAVVVVLGGNGAGKTTLLRAVSRTLAFHRGAVTGGGVTFDGTPLDGLAPARAVAAGVVQVPEGRQVFARMSVADNLRAGALGARAGSRADTARSLARVHELFPVLAKRARQRAGLLSGGEQQMLALGRALMARPRLLLLDEPSLGLAPKMAATIAATITEINASGTSVLLVEQNAALALRLASHAYVLEVGEVTLSGPAADLAASDEVRRRYLGITAEDAPPAHAAPTLRRWSA, from the coding sequence GTGGCCTCGCTCCAAGTGCGCGAGCTGTCCGTCGGCTACGGGCCGGTCCGGGCGCTGCGCGCCGTGTCGCTCGACGTACCCGAAGGCGCCGTGGTCGTCGTCCTCGGCGGGAACGGCGCGGGAAAGACGACCCTGCTGCGGGCGGTGTCCCGCACGCTCGCCTTTCACCGCGGCGCCGTCACCGGGGGCGGCGTGACCTTCGACGGCACGCCGCTGGACGGACTCGCGCCCGCCCGGGCGGTGGCCGCGGGGGTGGTGCAAGTCCCGGAAGGGCGGCAGGTGTTCGCCCGGATGAGCGTCGCGGACAACCTGCGGGCCGGCGCCCTCGGGGCACGGGCCGGCTCCCGGGCCGACACCGCCCGCTCGCTGGCCCGCGTCCACGAACTCTTCCCGGTCCTCGCCAAACGCGCCCGGCAGCGGGCCGGCCTGCTCTCCGGCGGAGAGCAGCAGATGCTGGCCCTCGGCCGCGCCCTGATGGCCCGCCCCCGGCTGCTGCTCCTGGACGAGCCCTCCCTGGGCCTCGCCCCGAAGATGGCCGCGACGATCGCCGCGACCATCACCGAGATCAACGCCTCCGGCACCTCGGTGCTGCTGGTGGAGCAGAACGCGGCCCTCGCGCTGCGGCTGGCCTCCCACGCGTACGTCCTGGAGGTCGGCGAGGTCACCCTGTCCGGCCCGGCCGCCGACCTGGCCGCCTCGGACGAGGTACGCCGCCGCTACCTCGGCATCACCGCCGAGGACGCCCCGCCCGCGCATGCGGCCCCCACCCTGCGCAGGTGGTCCGCATGA
- a CDS encoding PucR family transcriptional regulator, translating into MGGRRARTEAEWSVLLTAVDVLLGRVPELTEQLIGDLAQHSPLYDLVVPRDEHWQQISEAMRYGIEAFAARRSDARKDLVYAEELGRRRAEQGLPLDLLLYAYRRAGRLTWDALLDIVTEEDPDALPVLARTAGAMWAGIEQQAATTAEAYRAGEREMRRRSDERVQALLDALLQGDAAPGLAARAAAGLDLPEQGRYAVVVLPVDRRDSVHRVAAVGGMRLFWRMRAEQELAVVALGSCSPEELAAELADRCHGPGGISPVVDGLAELSRARRLAETALATCGAEERSLVRLSQRLPAALVVGQPELAGELVQAVLGPLLELDPADRAVLLETLDAWLAAEGSAGRAATRLYCHRNTVFNRLRRLEHLTSRSLSRPHDLVALTLARDAHRLAAPTGS; encoded by the coding sequence ATGGGCGGACGCAGGGCGCGTACGGAAGCGGAGTGGTCGGTGCTGCTGACGGCGGTCGACGTGCTGCTCGGGCGCGTCCCCGAGCTGACCGAGCAGCTGATCGGCGATCTGGCGCAGCACTCGCCGCTGTACGACCTGGTCGTGCCGCGGGACGAGCACTGGCAGCAGATCAGCGAGGCCATGCGGTACGGCATCGAGGCCTTCGCCGCGCGCCGCTCGGACGCGCGCAAGGACCTGGTGTACGCGGAGGAGTTGGGGCGGCGCCGGGCCGAACAGGGGCTGCCGTTGGACCTGCTGCTGTACGCGTACCGCCGCGCGGGCCGGCTGACCTGGGACGCGCTGCTGGACATCGTGACCGAGGAGGACCCGGACGCCCTGCCGGTGCTGGCGCGGACGGCCGGGGCGATGTGGGCCGGGATCGAGCAGCAGGCCGCGACGACGGCGGAGGCCTACCGGGCGGGTGAGCGGGAGATGCGCCGGCGCAGCGACGAACGGGTGCAGGCGCTGCTGGACGCGCTGCTCCAGGGGGACGCGGCGCCGGGCCTGGCGGCGCGGGCGGCGGCGGGCCTGGACCTGCCGGAGCAGGGGCGGTACGCGGTGGTCGTGCTCCCGGTGGACCGGCGGGACTCGGTGCACCGGGTGGCGGCGGTGGGCGGGATGCGGCTGTTCTGGCGGATGCGGGCGGAGCAGGAGCTGGCGGTGGTGGCCCTGGGGTCGTGCTCGCCGGAGGAGCTGGCGGCGGAGCTGGCCGACCGCTGCCACGGGCCCGGCGGGATCAGCCCGGTGGTGGACGGGCTGGCGGAGCTGAGCCGGGCGCGGAGGCTCGCGGAGACGGCGCTGGCCACCTGCGGTGCGGAGGAGCGGTCGCTGGTGCGGCTGTCGCAGCGGCTGCCGGCGGCGCTGGTGGTGGGGCAGCCGGAGCTGGCGGGTGAGCTGGTCCAGGCGGTCCTGGGACCCCTCCTGGAGCTGGACCCGGCGGACCGGGCGGTGCTGCTGGAGACGCTCGACGCGTGGCTCGCGGCGGAGGGCTCCGCCGGGCGGGCGGCGACCCGGCTGTACTGCCACCGCAACACGGTGTTCAACCGCCTGCGCAGGCTCGAGCACCTGACCTCCCGCTCCCTGTCCCGCCCGCACGACCTGGTGGCCCTCACCCTGGCCCGAGACGCCCACCGCCTCGCGGCCCCCACGGGCTCCTGA
- a CDS encoding branched-chain amino acid ABC transporter permease, whose amino-acid sequence MSDTPRPIPRRPAPARPALRRPAPVRLVLWTAGAVVLLALPFYLERFWLQAGLFAIAAGIGAIGLNLLTGATGQLSMGHAFFLAVGAYGYCALAGDGGRSGGHELVGLGLPSWLAAVLAVALAGAAGGLFSPIAGRLRGAYLGIATLALIFIGQHVLFNATPLTGGFNGRAVEPLSLLGITFDDTRTVIATVPFQSAEKLWYLALAALLACALFARGILRGRPGRAMNAIRDHSIAAGVMGVPVARYRAAVFVLSSMYAGLAGVLLALVFQRTVPDYFGMVLSLEYLAMIVIGGLGTVSGAVIGAAFVSLLPQLLTRYSDALPLVAAPGAGGVSPGEASRYLYGAAVVAVVLFLPGGLARIRPPKESA is encoded by the coding sequence GTGTCTGACACCCCGCGCCCGATCCCGCGGCGCCCCGCCCCGGCCCGCCCGGCCCTGCGGCGGCCGGCCCCGGTGCGCCTGGTTCTGTGGACCGCCGGCGCCGTCGTGCTCCTCGCGCTGCCCTTCTACCTGGAGCGGTTCTGGCTCCAGGCCGGGCTGTTCGCCATCGCCGCGGGCATCGGGGCCATCGGCCTCAACCTGCTCACCGGCGCCACCGGCCAGCTGTCCATGGGGCACGCCTTCTTCCTCGCCGTCGGCGCGTACGGCTACTGCGCGCTGGCCGGCGACGGCGGACGCTCCGGCGGCCACGAACTCGTCGGCCTCGGCCTGCCCAGCTGGCTCGCGGCCGTGCTCGCCGTCGCCCTCGCCGGAGCCGCCGGCGGGCTCTTCAGCCCGATCGCCGGCCGGCTGCGCGGGGCCTACCTCGGCATCGCCACCCTCGCCCTGATCTTCATCGGCCAGCACGTCCTGTTCAACGCCACCCCCCTCACCGGCGGCTTCAACGGCCGCGCCGTCGAACCCCTCTCCCTGCTCGGGATCACCTTCGACGACACCCGGACGGTGATCGCCACCGTCCCCTTCCAGTCCGCCGAGAAGCTCTGGTATCTCGCCCTCGCCGCGCTCCTGGCCTGCGCCCTCTTCGCCCGCGGCATCCTGCGGGGGCGTCCGGGCCGCGCCATGAACGCCATCCGCGACCACTCCATCGCCGCGGGTGTCATGGGCGTGCCGGTGGCCCGCTACCGCGCCGCCGTCTTCGTCCTGTCCTCCATGTACGCGGGCCTCGCGGGGGTGCTCCTCGCCCTGGTCTTCCAGCGCACCGTGCCCGACTACTTCGGCATGGTCCTGTCCCTCGAATACCTCGCCATGATCGTGATCGGCGGGCTCGGCACGGTGTCGGGCGCCGTCATCGGCGCCGCCTTCGTCTCCCTGCTGCCCCAGCTGCTCACCCGATACAGCGACGCCCTGCCCCTCGTCGCCGCCCCGGGCGCCGGCGGGGTCTCCCCGGGCGAGGCGTCGCGCTACCTGTACGGCGCGGCCGTCGTCGCCGTCGTCCTGTTCCTCCCGGGCGGCCTCGCCCGGATCCGACCTCCGAAGGAGTCAGCGTGA